A region from the Lentimonas sp. CC4 genome encodes:
- a CDS encoding papain-like cysteine protease family protein, with protein sequence MKQTRTIRRAFHIARLCFGAMLCSNLSAVETLPTAFKLRKVPMVTQRENFCVPASAAMIAGYHGIKTDQDQIAQLSSEASISNEGTYPSDMALAMQKLGFDGKTLIWEDEADFNAKVLPAIRHSLVETGPIYISFRPGAFGAMGHGCVIIGYDDRREELFFHNPWGNKFTKTYGEVAAFGYGIVQFDPPRAAPIASDTFIAQIQQHAPRFDGDFVALASRLKDAGLPFDLVWCSRRDARDDERFATDTAREDGRKILELAFRRNPAVLIPSSPDGKTKKYYFVTRPAKGGASFMVREITERGWSDAQLKTLGSLTREWATAFTIAEQTAPVWELPMIELHEGSED encoded by the coding sequence ATGAAACAGACTCGCACGATTCGCCGCGCATTCCACATCGCACGACTTTGCTTCGGTGCAATGCTCTGTTCGAATCTCTCGGCAGTTGAGACACTACCGACCGCATTCAAACTGCGCAAAGTGCCGATGGTCACACAACGAGAAAACTTCTGCGTGCCTGCCTCTGCCGCGATGATTGCAGGCTACCACGGTATCAAAACCGACCAGGATCAAATCGCGCAGCTCTCCTCCGAAGCATCGATCTCCAACGAGGGCACCTACCCCAGCGATATGGCACTCGCCATGCAGAAACTCGGCTTCGACGGGAAAACTTTAATATGGGAAGACGAAGCCGATTTTAATGCCAAGGTCTTACCAGCCATACGCCATTCTTTAGTCGAGACTGGTCCGATCTATATTTCCTTCCGTCCTGGCGCCTTCGGCGCGATGGGGCACGGCTGCGTGATCATCGGCTATGATGATCGCCGTGAAGAACTATTTTTCCACAATCCTTGGGGTAATAAGTTCACTAAAACATACGGCGAGGTCGCTGCCTTTGGCTATGGCATCGTGCAATTCGACCCTCCACGCGCAGCTCCCATCGCATCAGATACCTTCATCGCTCAAATCCAACAACACGCACCGCGCTTCGATGGCGACTTTGTCGCCCTTGCCAGCCGCCTCAAAGACGCAGGCCTCCCGTTCGATCTGGTCTGGTGTAGTCGCCGTGACGCTCGAGATGATGAACGCTTTGCAACCGATACCGCACGCGAGGATGGCCGCAAAATCCTCGAACTCGCCTTTAGACGTAATCCCGCAGTGCTCATTCCCTCCAGCCCTGACGGCAAAACCAAAAAATACTATTTTGTCACACGTCCCGCTAAAGGCGGCGCCAGCTTCATGGTGCGCGAAATCACCGAGCGCGGTTGGAGCGACGCACAACTCAAGACACTCGGCAGCCTCACACGTGAATGGGCCACCGCCTTTACTATCGCAGAGCAGACCGCCCCCGTCTGGGAGCTACCAATGATCGAACTACACGAGGGCTCTGAGGACTGA
- a CDS encoding tetratricopeptide repeat protein, whose translation MRLSDNRFTSGFGQKARFALLLCIGSVMLTLTSLKADSEFEVSASPFVTEGFAQLEAGHTENALQAFDQALQADGNDLSARLGQAMIYAEQERHQAAFSSYDLIVKRYPQHAFAWNGRGLAAFNLEDFDAALTSFKMATVDQPVNGFFYESLAWTQMCRGEFTDAAESAKKATLMYGRKGESSAYPLLIAYFAYHESGDAQNALRTLQYANKNKPVNQWPAPVIDYLSEKIDESDLISYITNSAEETEAHTYIGLYLRLLGEVDEANQHLQWVSQHGDSQVFEYTLARAINLQTNVASIAH comes from the coding sequence ATGCGCTTGTCAGACAACAGATTCACCTCCGGTTTCGGCCAAAAGGCTCGCTTCGCACTCCTGCTCTGCATCGGTAGCGTCATGCTCACACTTACCTCGTTAAAAGCCGACAGCGAGTTTGAGGTCAGCGCCAGCCCATTTGTCACAGAAGGCTTTGCACAACTAGAAGCTGGTCACACAGAAAACGCACTGCAGGCATTCGACCAAGCCCTGCAAGCCGACGGCAACGACCTCTCAGCTCGACTCGGCCAAGCCATGATTTACGCTGAGCAAGAGCGCCATCAAGCCGCCTTCAGTTCCTACGACTTAATTGTGAAGCGCTACCCACAGCATGCGTTCGCCTGGAATGGACGTGGGCTGGCGGCTTTTAACCTAGAAGACTTCGATGCCGCGCTCACTTCCTTTAAAATGGCAACCGTCGATCAACCAGTGAATGGGTTCTTTTACGAGTCACTGGCATGGACGCAGATGTGCCGTGGCGAATTTACCGATGCTGCCGAGTCCGCAAAAAAGGCGACTCTTATGTATGGTCGTAAGGGTGAATCATCTGCCTACCCTTTGCTCATCGCCTACTTCGCTTATCATGAATCTGGCGATGCCCAAAACGCCCTCCGCACCCTTCAATACGCGAACAAGAACAAGCCAGTCAACCAATGGCCCGCTCCAGTGATCGACTATTTGAGTGAGAAAATCGATGAGTCCGATCTCATCAGCTACATCACCAACAGCGCCGAAGAGACCGAAGCACACACTTACATCGGCCTCTACCTACGCTTATTAGGCGAAGTCGACGAAGCGAACCAACATCTCCAATGGGTCAGCCAACACGGTGACTCGCAGGTGTTCGAATATACGCTCGCTCGCGCGATTAATCTGCAAACAAACGTCGCCTCAATCGCACATTAA
- a CDS encoding MBL fold metallo-hydrolase, with protein MIIESQELPPIGTNAFALIEPTRKECVIIDAPQEAYRWATQVAQKHGCKIVALILTHGHWDHMIDGNKFAAAGIPTYGHAADTEMFESPSKMASYAIPGLEMLPVPIDHWIRGGDVLDLLGAKLEIRHVPGHCPGNIMVYVESEQAAIVGDVIFAGSVGRYDLPGGDMSVLEISIKTQVYTLPDATVIYPGHGPNTSVAQEKRSNPFVRG; from the coding sequence ATGATTATCGAATCTCAAGAACTGCCACCGATTGGAACCAATGCATTTGCTCTGATTGAGCCAACGCGCAAAGAATGCGTCATCATTGATGCGCCTCAAGAGGCTTACAGATGGGCCACTCAAGTGGCGCAGAAGCACGGATGCAAAATTGTTGCGCTGATTCTGACGCATGGCCACTGGGATCATATGATCGATGGCAACAAATTCGCTGCAGCCGGTATCCCGACTTATGGGCATGCGGCGGATACTGAAATGTTTGAATCACCCTCGAAGATGGCGAGTTATGCGATTCCTGGCTTGGAAATGTTGCCGGTGCCAATCGATCACTGGATTCGCGGTGGCGATGTGCTCGATTTGCTAGGAGCAAAATTGGAAATCCGTCACGTGCCGGGTCATTGCCCAGGTAATATCATGGTGTATGTCGAAAGTGAGCAGGCGGCCATCGTGGGCGATGTCATTTTTGCAGGTAGTGTAGGTCGCTATGATTTACCTGGTGGCGATATGTCTGTGTTGGAGATTTCTATCAAAACTCAGGTCTATACGCTGCCGGATGCGACAGTCATCTATCCTGGGCATGGCCCAAATACCTCCGTCGCTCAAGAAAAGCGCAGCAATCCATTTGTGCGCGGATGA
- the ribD gene encoding bifunctional diaminohydroxyphosphoribosylaminopyrimidine deaminase/5-amino-6-(5-phosphoribosylamino)uracil reductase RibD, whose product MTLADQPHEVFMARALELARRAWGQTHPNPMVGAVIVEQGQIVAEGWHHAAGQPHAEIEALRGLGRKPAGGATIYVTLEPCSTCGRTGACTSAILEAGIRKVVVGAVDPNPDHAGQGLALLREAGVDVVEGIMASDCTDLNLIFNHWIVQQRPFIAAKMALTLDGKFAAASGHSQWVTGEAARADVMRWRRYFPAIAVGANTVLRDNPSLTSRIDNTVWCPIRFVFDRSLKTVSDADWPQLYSDVHKGRTIVLCGPAADVERRGRLTAKGVLVWELPKAAGHLDWEAFRKRCADEGICGVYVETGPVLASSLIELELADYAFIYQAPKFMSDSETPGIGSARDTQSMREAFQLNDVRHAILGEDILTRGSLSSCEAS is encoded by the coding sequence ATGACTCTCGCGGATCAGCCTCACGAAGTCTTCATGGCTCGTGCGCTTGAACTGGCGCGGCGAGCGTGGGGGCAGACGCACCCCAATCCGATGGTGGGTGCGGTCATTGTGGAGCAGGGACAGATTGTCGCCGAGGGCTGGCACCATGCCGCAGGCCAACCGCATGCGGAGATCGAGGCGTTGCGTGGACTGGGGCGGAAGCCAGCAGGGGGCGCAACAATTTATGTAACACTGGAGCCGTGCAGCACTTGTGGACGCACTGGCGCGTGCACAAGTGCGATTTTGGAGGCTGGCATTCGGAAGGTCGTGGTCGGCGCAGTCGATCCGAACCCAGACCATGCAGGGCAGGGGCTCGCATTGTTGCGTGAGGCCGGGGTCGATGTGGTCGAAGGCATCATGGCTTCAGATTGCACCGATCTGAACCTGATTTTTAATCACTGGATCGTGCAGCAGCGTCCCTTTATTGCCGCGAAGATGGCGTTGACCCTAGATGGTAAATTTGCCGCCGCTTCTGGACATTCACAATGGGTGACCGGCGAGGCCGCGCGTGCGGATGTGATGCGCTGGCGACGTTATTTTCCCGCGATTGCCGTCGGTGCGAATACGGTGCTGCGCGATAATCCGAGCCTGACGAGTCGTATCGACAACACGGTCTGGTGCCCGATTCGTTTTGTTTTTGATCGTAGCCTAAAAACGGTGAGCGATGCAGATTGGCCGCAGCTTTATTCTGATGTGCACAAGGGGCGCACGATTGTGCTGTGTGGACCAGCGGCCGATGTCGAACGGCGTGGTCGACTCACAGCGAAGGGTGTGTTGGTGTGGGAATTACCCAAAGCAGCAGGGCATTTGGATTGGGAGGCGTTCCGTAAGCGTTGCGCAGATGAAGGCATCTGTGGCGTTTATGTTGAGACCGGTCCCGTGTTGGCTTCCAGTTTGATCGAACTCGAGCTCGCGGACTATGCATTTATCTATCAAGCTCCGAAGTTTATGAGCGACAGTGAGACGCCAGGCATCGGTAGTGCGCGCGATACACAGTCGATGCGTGAGGCATTCCAGC